The genomic segment TTATCGGGGGCGCACATGATGGTTTGGGCAGTGATTATCGGCATGGGGGTGTTGGTGTTTCTGAATCGTTACGTGTTTCTCGAACCTCGATTGCCGGTGCGGTTAAGCAGTAATGCCCGGCAGTTTCTCGGCTTTGCGGTGCCGGGCATGCTGACGGCGATCTGTGGGCCGATTGTGTTCATGCCCGACAAACAACTGAACCTGCAGTGGGACAATCCCTATCTGCTCAGCTCGCTGGTGGCGGTGGGGCTGGTGCTGTACACCCGCAATACGTTGCTCAGCATGTTGTTGAGCATGGCGTTCTTCTTTTTGCTGCGCTGGTGGCTCTGAGTTCGATTGAAGAAACTGTTCTACGCTTGATGCAGAGAACGAATCGCTTCAGGAGGAGAGACAGGCATGAGTACTGAACAAGAACACCCTGAGCCGGATGATGAGCTGGATGAACCGACCGAAGACGAAATCGAGCGCCAGAAGCGTTCGACACCGGACTGGAAGCACCCCGATGATGGCAAGACCTTGTCGGAGCGTGACCAAGAGTGGCCGCTTAAGCCGTGAATAATGTGGGGCGGGAGGGCGGGAAACAAAAGAGGCTCAAATGAGCCTCTTGAGCTGAGCATGTGTTTTGTGTGAGTCGTTCAGATCTTAGGCCGAATCGCCCACGAGTGTCGTATCAAACGTCTTCCATCTGCGGGAAATCAGGATGGGAAGCCCGATATCCCAGGGTTTTGTCGATCCAGGCGTTCAACTCGTTGACCATGATCGGCGGTTTGCCTGGATAGCCTTCGAGGGCTGAACGCAGGACATCGCTGATGTCGGGGATTGAGCGCAAGTTTCGAGTCTTGACGTATTGTCGGATAAAACAGTCGAGTTGGTAGTGTTCTGTCTTCGATAGATAGACGCACTCCAGGCCGCTGACTTGATTCATGGAAAAATCGTCGCGCAACTTAGTTCTCTGCAAGGCTTGTGAAAGTTGTAGGGATTTCCTTGTTTTGCTGACTCTTCGGTCAACTGCCTCAGGCGTGAGGAAATGCGGCGCGCATGCTAGCTGGAGTGTTACAAAATGTATGTATGATGATTGAAATGTCAGACAGGCGGTTGATACAACACATACGTTGCGACTACAAGTGTTTCTGAATTGATACAGTTGCTGCGAAGTTCAACTTGCCAAATTGTATAGACACGTTATGCCTGAATGCCACTAATACGACGTCGTATAAATCAATGCATCTGAATCAATCAATGAGTCGGCGTGATTGAGTGCGCTGCCACCTAACACTGTGTACCCTTATAAAATCCCGCAGAGCAGCAGTCGGGTGGAGTGGAGGAACAACGGGCGAGGGTTTTGCCATTAAACAGGATGACCACAACGGTCTGGCCCAAGGCAAACATGAAGCAGTTGTTCAAAGTACTCCTTACGCTGATTGTCGCCGTCGGACTGGTCGGCTGTATCGCCGCTCCCATCGAGCTGACGGCGCAGACCCGGCAGCGGTTACAGGCGCAAGCACCGGTTCGATTTCTCCTGACGTTTGACGATGGCCCCAGCGCTTCGAGTTTTTACAATCCGTCGCTGACCGTACTCGATAGCCTGGCCCGCAACCCGATACAGCCGGGCATCAAGGCGGTGTTCTTTGTGCAGACGGGCGCCCCACGAGCCGGTGACAGCGATATTGGTCGCCAGGTCATGCATCGCGAACAGGCTGAAGGCCATATCCTCGGTTTTCACACGGCCACCCACTGGCACACCAATCACCGCTCGCTGAGCCCGCAAGATCTGGAAGCATCGCTGAGCAAGGGCAGCGCCGACATCGCCGCGATTACCGGAGCGCCGCCAGTGCTGGTGCGCCCGCCGTTCTGGAATTACGACAAGCGCACGTTCGCGGCCTATCAGCGCCACGGCATGCACGTGCTGTTGACCGACCTGAGCGCCAACGACGGCAAGATATGGGGCTTCAACGCCAGCCCCAGGCGCCGGGCGAACCTGTTGCGGGAAGTCTCTGAAGTGCGCGAACGTATCGCCCGAGGTGAACTGCCAACCGTGGACGGGGTGATTCCGGTGGTGGTGACGTTTCACGATCTCAATCGCTACACGGCCCGGCACACACGCGAATACCTGCAAATCCTGCTCGACAGCGCCAGCGCCACGGGCGTGAGAATGGCGCCCAAACCTTTTTACGACAATCAGGCCGAGTTGCTGACGGCGGCCATGGCGCGCACGGTCAGTGTCAGTTCCGAGCCGGTTCAGCTTCCAGGCATTTGGAACTGGTTTTGGGACGGCGACTCCCATTGAACCGATTCAGTGATCAAACAACTGTTGAAAGTGAGAGGCATGTAACACTTTAGACATAGTCAGGATGGGCAAAACGGCAAAGCTCAATCTATTCTCAGCAGGTCAATATTCTAAAACCGCCCCGCCGAGGCGCTTGCCATGGTTTCAGTTTCAGAACTCTGCTGCATTGTGGAATCCGGTTTTTTTCCGCTTTCCTGCGATTGCACGGTGAACGAAGACGGCTCATTGCGGATCAAGGTCTATGATTCTGCCAGTGGGCGTATTGAACTGTTAATCAACGGTGTCTCGCCGGAGCAACTCACCAGCGTTCGCGATATCTCAAATCTTATCGGCGAACTGCGTACCGAAATGCGCGCCGGGCGCCGGGCATTTGCCAGCGGCCTATAAACGTCGCTGGAAGGCTTTGACGATCCGCAGCGTCGCATCACTGGTTTTCAGGTTGTGGATGGCGTCCAGCGGATGCCACATGCAATCGACAATCTCGTTTTGCGGCCGGACCTCATCCAGGTTCACCACCGAGGCTTCATAGACATGATGTCGGGTGCTGCCGGACAGCAACTCCATCAGGTACAACACCTCGTCGGCCGCCAACCCGGTTTCTTCCTCAAGCTCGCGTATCGCCGCGCCGGCGTGGGTTTCGCCAGCTTCGACCTTGCCGCCGGGCAACGTCCAGCGACATCTGGGCTTGCGTACCAGGAGTACATGGCGGTCTTGCTCGCAAATTACAGTGGCGCGTATTTTCATGTGTTACCCATATCGCTGACTGTCACAAATGTGTAATTCAACTGCAATATCTGGACCGGCGCATACACGGGTTGACTGGCTCGTTTGAGTCCCTGCATGGGTCAAAAGTGCCGCCGATGGTGCCGCGCTGTTGCGACGTCTGGTCGGCACCGCGACAAAAGTCCGGTGTAAGGTAGGCAGGTGAGTCCTTGATCAGCTCTGCCGAAATGGAGGTGACTATGAGCATTGCGATGCTGACCAAAATGCATATGAACGGTTATGACGTCTTCAGTGTGAACCATGGCCCCTGGCGGGTGTGCACCAAAGGTGATCGGCTTGCGGCCTTCGCCAGCCGGGAAGAGGCGCTGGCATACGCGGCGTCGCTGCCCGCATGTCGAGCTCGGACACGCCAGCCGTCCCCCAACCAATAATTCACAAATATCGCTTTTCCAGCCTCGGATTGCCGGGGCTTTTTTGTAAGGTGAAATTGACACGTTTCCACTGGTCGGGAAGTCTGGGCGAATGTCCGGAGTTGATGTCGTATTGAAGGCGTAAGTTTTTCATCCGCGTGAGGCCATTGCACATGACAACGACCGATGACTTCAGGGTTCATGCCCATGAACTGATACGGGATCTGGACGCCGCCACCACGCAGATGATGTCGCTTGTTTCGGCTCATCAACTGAGCGGGCCGGAGTGGGAGCGCACGACTCGGTGGCAGCACGAGGCCTATGAGCGATGGATGAACTACCTCAATGAGCGCTCGTATGGCGACCCCGGTAATAACGATCAATCCCGATGAGTTGTGTTCTACAGATGGATGTCTGTGCAACGACGCGTTACATTCGCTTTTTTTCAGGATAGGGACGCATCATGCGGATGTTGATCGGGGGGATGGCATTGGCCGTTTTGGCAGGTTGTTCGTTGCCTGCCTCGCTGGTGCCGGGTGAACCCAATGTCAGTAAATACAGCAGCAAGTTACCGAAAGACTACGCGGCTTGCGTATTACCCGCCTGGCAGCAAGAAATCCCCAAAACCACGCAGACTGCGATTTCCAATGGTTACCGGATCAATGCACCGAGCATCATCACCGCCGACGAAATTCTGGACGTGGTGAAATGGAAGGATGGCAGCCGGATTTCGTTGTATCAGGGACCGCCTTGGGCGAAGTCAGGGGCATTGAGAAAGGCCGTCAAGGATTGCTTGTAGCAAGCGCTTGATAGGCGTGTGGATCCACAAGCCCTCATAAAAAGTGTTGTTATATAAGGGCTTAGGTGATTATTTAACTGATTGGTGAGCGGAAATATCTTGTTGCAAGTTATCGTCTTGGGGTAAGATCGCCCCGCGTTCACCACCACGGTTTATGCATTTTTAAATCCCAGGCGTCCATCAGCTGCCTGGGATTTTTTTTGCCTGCGATTCGGTGCCTGTGACAGGGTGCTACTGGGGCTTGGCTGCGGAGCGTCGTTCCGGGCCAGCCGGGTTACCGGTATTGACCAGTCTTCTTTCTACCAGAACGTTCTCCAGCGCCTGACGCGCTGCCGGTTCCAGTTGATGCTCGCGTGCTTTGAGTTCCAGCAGGATGGGGCTCGACCAGTTGCGATAGGTTTTTTCGGCGATACGTACGGGGGTCATCGATCTCTCCTTGATTAGGCGCCCGCCAGCAAACAGGGCGCGGCCCGATGAGGTAGAAACACTAGACGAGGAATCGGGTTGGTGCCAGCTTTCGGACGCTCACTTCAACATTCTGAAAGCTACTTTGCTTTCCATTCTCCGCCTCCCGTCACGCAATCAATCCTGGATTGGTTCAGGTTCTGCGCATCGTAATAATAAGTGATGCTGCGGGCATTATCGGGAATAGTGAGCGACTTGCTGCTCTTGTCCTTGCTCATGGCCTGAGGGTTGGCCAGCGATTCCGCGGTCAAGGTGCCAATACAGGTTGCCTGATAATGATTGGCACAGTGTTCGACTTTATTTTTGGTACTGGTCAGCATTTCCTTGCTCTGGTTGCTGCATGACCAATTGATAGCGTCGACCGGCATGCCGCTGTATTCATAGCAGGTATGAGATTCGATGACCGGGACGGATGCGCTTTGAGATCGGGTCTGCACATCACAGCCTTGAGCCATCGCCAGAGTGGGGCTCAAGGTTGCGATCAGAAGCAGCAGTCTACTGTTCATCAGAGAATCCTCTGGTATGGCACATACCCCGTCAAAAGACAGGGTCTATTCACAGGAGAGGGCAGGCGCTGGAAAAAATTCAGACTTTCGATGGTTGTTCGCCTGCCTGAGCAAGCGTTGGGACGACTTCGCAGGGCCAGCGATTAAACGTGAGTCACCGACAACAGACTGATCACGCAGATAGAACCGTCGCTGGGTGAAGTGGTGTCCGTGTAGTCGATCTGGTTGTAGATACCGCCATGGAAATCGAAGGTCTGCGTACTCCAGGTGCTGCCAAGTTGCAACGACGGGGAAGAAGCCGACTTGCCATTGCAACTGGCGCTCAAAACGACCACACCCGCAGACGTGCTATGAATATTTATCTGATATTTGGCACCCAGCGGTACATTGCCGAGTAGAAGCACAGGCGTAGGATCTGCACCGTTGTACTCCTTGCGAAAGGCGTAAGTGAGCGCGCCCTTTTCCCAAAATACCTTCATGGCAGGGTTGGTATCGTCCTGCACGTGCATCTGTGAAATCACCACTCGCTGCGCCGAGTTGACCTTCAACAGTGTCATCTCTTGCTTGTTCCAGTGGTTGGCGGCGCTGGTCAGTGGCCAGTAAATCGACTCTTTCCATTCACAGCGCGTTCGATGCGTGCTCTTGCTTGAAGCGCCTTTGGTCGGGGCTGTGAGCTGAATGGAGCCGTCGGCCAGTCGGCTGATGACGGTGGGGCATTGCGCCAGTGCTTCAGTACCGTTCAGCTCCAGGGCTACCGGGTTTGTTGCTGAAGTGGGCAGTGGGGTGGCTATGTCGAATGTGCTGATATCTACGGTCATGCTTGGCATCCTTGTCGTAAAAGTTGTTGCTCCAGGATTGGGCAGTTTTCGTCAGGCTGACGTGGTGCTGTTTGTGCGTTTGTGCATGTCTAGTTCTCCAGAGCATAGCGGCGACAATGGTTCAGGTAGCCCTCTTCATGTTTTCCAACCAATTGAACGACGCTGGTCCAAAGCCAGGAGGGCGCGTCCAGCTGTTTTGAACGGCTCACTTGCAAATCGGCTATCCATTTTTTTCGGCTAGCACGATCCATCTGCCGGGCATGGGCAATACCGACGACCCGCGCCAGATAACCCGCCGCGTGAACGGCATCGATTTCGCTGAGTTCATCCAGCTCCAGCTTCATGTCCTGAGGCAGTAACTCACGAATGAAAAAGCCGTGATCGAGCATGCGCGTCGCTATCATTCGCTCACCCAGCGCGGGTGACAGTTGAAGAGCGCCTTCCAGTACACGTTTCCCGTTATCACGCGGCATGCGCGCACGAGCGGATCGAGGCGCCGCCGCACCGGCAGCCTCTTTGATATCGATCAGGCAATATTCCTGGTCTGCTTTGTCACCCACCCCCAGCAGCACTGCATAACGCAGCAGCCCGAGCGAACTGCAACCCTTGACCCAGTAAGCCGAGTCCAGAAGCTCGACCTCGGCATCGTTCGACCGGCCCTTGAGTGATGTAACCAGTTGGTGAATTTCCGGGGATGCGCACAAGGTTTTAATCGCGGCGTTTTCTTTTCGCGACAACGGCCAGAAATGTTTCCCGAGCGGAATCGTGGGGCGAGCGTTTTCGATACGTTCGCGCGCCAGATTTTTCCAGGTCCGTTGCACGGCACTGCGCATGCTTGCTTTTACCTGGGCAGGGCGCGGCGGTGCTTCATCTGGCTTGTCTTCGAACGCTTGCTCATAACCACGCATCATTTCCTCAAGCATGCGGGCAGTGGTTACACCGGGCAAATCCGAACCCCTGGC from the Pseudomonas sp. N3-W genome contains:
- a CDS encoding AzlD domain-containing protein, which encodes MVWAVIIGMGVLVFLNRYVFLEPRLPVRLSSNARQFLGFAVPGMLTAICGPIVFMPDKQLNLQWDNPYLLSSLVAVGLVLYTRNTLLSMLLSMAFFFLLRWWL
- a CDS encoding polysaccharide deacetylase family protein, with product MKQLFKVLLTLIVAVGLVGCIAAPIELTAQTRQRLQAQAPVRFLLTFDDGPSASSFYNPSLTVLDSLARNPIQPGIKAVFFVQTGAPRAGDSDIGRQVMHREQAEGHILGFHTATHWHTNHRSLSPQDLEASLSKGSADIAAITGAPPVLVRPPFWNYDKRTFAAYQRHGMHVLLTDLSANDGKIWGFNASPRRRANLLREVSEVRERIARGELPTVDGVIPVVVTFHDLNRYTARHTREYLQILLDSASATGVRMAPKPFYDNQAELLTAAMARTVSVSSEPVQLPGIWNWFWDGDSH
- a CDS encoding DUF1652 domain-containing protein; this encodes MVSVSELCCIVESGFFPLSCDCTVNEDGSLRIKVYDSASGRIELLINGVSPEQLTSVRDISNLIGELRTEMRAGRRAFASGL
- a CDS encoding NUDIX hydrolase, with amino-acid sequence MKIRATVICEQDRHVLLVRKPRCRWTLPGGKVEAGETHAGAAIRELEEETGLAADEVLYLMELLSGSTRHHVYEASVVNLDEVRPQNEIVDCMWHPLDAIHNLKTSDATLRIVKAFQRRL
- a CDS encoding DUF2188 domain-containing protein; amino-acid sequence: MSIAMLTKMHMNGYDVFSVNHGPWRVCTKGDRLAAFASREEALAYAASLPACRARTRQPSPNQ
- a CDS encoding polysaccharide lyase family 7 protein: MTVDISTFDIATPLPTSATNPVALELNGTEALAQCPTVISRLADGSIQLTAPTKGASSKSTHRTRCEWKESIYWPLTSAANHWNKQEMTLLKVNSAQRVVISQMHVQDDTNPAMKVFWEKGALTYAFRKEYNGADPTPVLLLGNVPLGAKYQINIHSTSAGVVVLSASCNGKSASSPSLQLGSTWSTQTFDFHGGIYNQIDYTDTTSPSDGSICVISLLSVTHV
- a CDS encoding DUF2252 domain-containing protein, coding for MTPPRPSARLPHLTHLRNVKMARSAHAYVRGSTVQFYEWLHSQPGRRLPQGPSIWICGDCHAGNLGPTANTKGHIDIHIRDLDQAVIGNPAHDLVRLALSLATAARGSDLPGVTTARMLEEMMRGYEQAFEDKPDEAPPRPAQVKASMRSAVQRTWKNLARERIENARPTIPLGKHFWPLSRKENAAIKTLCASPEIHQLVTSLKGRSNDAEVELLDSAYWVKGCSSLGLLRYAVLLGVGDKADQEYCLIDIKEAAGAAAPRSARARMPRDNGKRVLEGALQLSPALGERMIATRMLDHGFFIRELLPQDMKLELDELSEIDAVHAAGYLARVVGIAHARQMDRASRKKWIADLQVSRSKQLDAPSWLWTSVVQLVGKHEEGYLNHCRRYALEN